In the Rhizobium sp. SSA_523 genome, TTGGTCCGCCGCCACCCAAGGATCAGCCGGAGCCCGAAATCGTTGCCGAGCGGCGCAAGCAGCTGACGGCGGAACTTGCACGGGCCCAGCAGCCGGTGGTCGAGGCGCGGCAGGCCTATGCCCGCGCCGATGTTCTGATCGAGGAGATCGACACGCTGGTCCGCTCCCGGTCCGCCACCAGCCTTCTGGAGCGCAAACCCTCGCCGCTCATCCCCGCCACCTGGGAACAAGCCGCCGCCGACCTCAGGATCTATGCCGAAAAGCTGGAGGATGATCTTGAGCGCAGCCTCCAGCCGACGGCGGAGCGGATGAGTTTCGTCGAGGATCGGCTGCTGCCGGCCCTGCTGATCATCGTCGTCGCGCTCGTTCTGCCGATCGGGATCGGGCATTTCGTCCTGATCTCGCTTGAGCGGCGCGTCCGGAGGGGCGGCACGCCCCTGCGCTTCATCATGAAGGTTGCCGGCCTCCATCTGATGCGGCTCGCTTTGTCCTTCATCGCGGGAATGGCCATCATCGCGGCGCTGATCCTGGTGCAGGACGGTATCCATTCGGCCGACAATCTGTCGGGCGCCCTCACCGTGATGATCCTCATCTTCATCATTGCCGACTGGCTGGGCAATGTCCTGTTCAATCCCAACCAGCCTTCGCTGCGCCTCGTCTCGCTCAGCACGGGTCTTGCGCGCACCTGCTACTGGCTGGCCATGGCCTTTGCCGCCTCGCTCGGCGTCGATGCTCTGGTGGACGGCGCGTCGGATGACTACGCCTTTGCGCCTGCGAGCCTTTCCATGCTCGAAGGCATCAGCATTCTCATCGGATGTCTGGTGCTGAGCGTGCTGGCGCGCGTCTTGCGGCGCGTGGCAGACGAGATGGAGGCGCCGGCGGATGGAGCGGCGGCCGCCATCGGGGAAGGCCCCACAGGAGTGGGCGGGGCAGGACCGACAGGCCTGGCCGGACCAAGCGGCCCGGCTGGCGCAGGCGGCCCGGCGGGAAGCAGTCCCGTCCTGGACGACAGCCTGTTCGGCCCGGCCTTCTTCCGCGTCTGCAGCCGGATGATGCAGGCGCTCGCCATCCTCTCGCTTGTGGCCGCAAGCCTCGGCTACGTGCCGCTTGCCCGCGCCTCGCTCTCGCCGACCATGCTGACGCTGATGGTCTTCGGCCTCGCCTTCATCCTGCATCACGCCCTGATGATGCCGATCCGGGCAACGCTTGCCAGGCGCTCTTCCTCCGCCGAACTGGCCTCGCTCCTCGTCGGCCTCGGCCTGTTTCTCGTCTGCCTGCCGCTGTTTGCCCTGATCTGGGGCGCCCGCGAAGCCGAAGTGGGCGAGGTCTGGCGCGTCCTCCAGAACGGCATCGATCTCGGCGGCATCCGCCTGTCACCCAAGATCCTGTTCGTCCTGTTCGGAACCTTCATCCTCGGCCTTTTCGTCACCCGCTGGTCGCAGCGCGTCGTCGACAGGATGATCCTGCCGAAGACCCAGATCGACCCTGGCGGCCGCAATGCGATCCGCACCGGTCTCGGCTATGTCGGGTTCATTCTGTCGGCCCTGCTGGCCATTTCCATGGCGGGCCTCGACCTCTCCAACCTTGCCATCATCGCCGGGGCGCTTTCGGTCGGCGTCGGCTTCGGCATGCAGACCATCGTCTCGAACTTCGTTTCCGGCATCATCCTCCTGATCGAAAGGCCGATCAAGGAGGGCGACTGGATCGAGGTGTCCGGCTTTTCCGGCACGGTGCGAAAGATCGCGGTGCGGTCGACAAGGATCGAAACCTTCGATCGCCACGACGTCATCATTCCGAATGCGGATCTGATCGCCGGAACGGTCAAGAACATGACGCTCAGTTCGCATGTCGGCCGCATGATCATTCCGATCGGCCTTGCCTATGGCAGCGACCTCGATCGCGCCCGGAACATCCTTCTGGACATCGCGCAAACGCATCCGGGCATCCTGTCTTATCCGGAGCCGCAGGTCTTCTTCCGCAATTTCGGCAATAATGCCCTGGATTTCGAACTGCGCTGCTTCCTGCGCGATGTCGGCACCGAGATCGGCGTGCGTTCGGATCTGCTCTTTTCGCTGAATGCCGCCTTTGCCGAAGCGGGCATCGAGATCCCCTTCGCCCAGAGCGACATTACCATCCGCAATCTCGACGAGATCCTCGCCAAGCTGCCGAACCGGAAGACCGAGACGGAAGCGAAGACGGAGACGGGGACGCAGAGCGAGAGGGAAAGGGCGCCGGGCGCAAAGGCAGACGGATCGTCGCAGCCTGCGGGCGAGTGACCGCTTGGACGGGGCGAAAGCTTCATGCTGAGCATTGTTTGATCCGCAAATCGCGCTCTGTGACTTGCCCTTGGCGGGCCCTCCCGCTAAGACGCCATCGCATCAGTTTCCTGCAGGAGCCCCGACATGTCGCATAGAGATGCATTCTTCTCCCGTCCGCTGGCCGAGACCGATCCCGAAATCTTCGGCGCGATCGAGAAGGAACTGGGTCGTCAACGTCACGAGATCGAATTGATCGCCTCGGAGAACATCGTGTCGCGCGCTGTGCTCGAAGCGCAGGGCTCGATCATGACCAACAAATATGCGGAAGGCTATCCGGGCAAGCGCTATTATGGCGGCTGCCAGTTCGTGGATATCGCCGAGGAACTGGCCATTGATCGGGCCAAGAAGCTGTTCGGCGTCAACTTCGCCAATGTCCAGCCGAATTCCGGCTCGCAGATGAACCAGGCCGTCTTCCTGGCGCTCCTGGCACCCGGCGACACCTTCATGGGCCTCGATCTCAACTCGGGTGGCCACCTGACCCATGGGTCGCCGGTCAACATGTCCGGCAAATGGTTCAATGTCGTCTCCTACGGCGTGCGCGAGGACGATCATCAACTCGACATGGATGAGGTCGCCCGCAAGGCAGAAGAGCACAAGCCGAAGCTGATCATCGCCGGCGGCACCGCCTATTCGCGCATCTGGGACTGGAAGCGCTTCCGCGAGATCGCCGATTCGGTCGGCGCCTATCTGATGGTGGACATGGCCCATATTGCCGGCCTGGTGGCCGGGGGCGTGCATCCGTCTCCCTTCCCGCATTGCCATGTTGCCACGACGACGACGCATAAGTCGCTGCGCGGCCCGCGTGGCGGCATGATTCTCACGAATGACGAGGATCTGGCGAAGAAGTTCAATTCGGCCGTCTTCCCGGGCCTGCAGGGCGGTCCGCTGATGCATGTCATCGCGGCAAAGGCTGTGGCCTTCGGCGAAGCGCTGCAGCCGGACTTCAAGGATTACGCCGCCCAGATCGTCAAGAATGCCAAGGCGCTGGCGGACACGCTGATCAAGCACAATCTCGATATCGTCTCCGGCGGCACCGACAACCATCTGATGCTGGTCGATCTGCGCAAGAAGAATGCCACCGGCAAGCGGGCGGAAGCGGCACTTGGCCGAGCCTTCATCACCTGCAACAAGAACGGTATCCCGTTCGATCCGGAAAAGCCCTTCGTCACCTCGGGTGTGCGCCTTGGAACGCCGGCTGGTACGACGCGCGGCTTCAAGGAGGCCGAGTTCATCGAGATCGGCAATCTGATCGCCGAAGTCCTCGACGGTCTGAAAGTCGCCAATTCCGACGAGGGCAATGCCGTCGTCGAATCAGCCGTGCGCGAAAAAGTCGTGGCGATGACCGATCGCTTCCCCATGTATCCCTACATGTAAGAGGCACCCGAAGCGATGCGCTGCCCCTATTGCGGTTCCGAAGACACGCAGGTCAAGGATTCGCGTCCGGCGGAGGATTTTACCTCCATCCGCCGGCGGCGCATCTGTCCGGATTGCGGTGGCCGGTTCACCACCTTCGAACGCGTGCAATTGCGCGAGCTGATGGTCATCAAGAAGACCGGCCGCAAGGTGCCGTTCGATCGCAACAAGCTGGTGCGATCCTTCCAGATCGCTTTGCGCAAGCGCCCGGTCGATGCCGACCGCATCGAACGGGCCGTATCCGGCATTGTCCGCCGGCTCGAAAGTTCGGGTGAGAGCGAAATCAGTTCGGAGCAGATCGGGCTGCAGGTACTCGAGGCGCTGAAGAGCCTCGATGACGTGGCCTTCGTCCGCTATGCTTCGGTCTATCGCGATTTCTCGCATGCCGAGGACTTCGAGAAGGTCATCGCGGAAATCAGCGCGCGCATCGGCCGCGATTCCACGGCGGAGTCCTGAGCGCCATGTCCGCCACGCCCGAGGACCGGCGCTTCATGGCAGCCGCAATCCGGCTGTCGCGGCGCCATACGGGCCAGACCTCCACCAATCCCTCCGTCGGCTGCATACTCGTCAAGGATGGCGTGGTGATCGCCTCGGCCGTCACTGCCAAAGGCGGCCGGCCGCATGCCGAGGCGCAGGCGCTTGCGCTTGCCGGCGAAGCCGCCCGCGGCGCCACCGCCTATGTTACGCTGGAACCCTGTTCCCATTACGGCCGGACGCCGCCCTGCGCCAATGCGCTGGTTGCGGCCGGCGTTTCGCGCGTCGTCGTCTGCCTTACCGATCCGGATCCTCGCGTCTCGGGCCGCGGCCTGGCCATCCTGCGCGACGGCCATATCGCGGTCGATAGCGGCATTCTGGAGGAGGAGGGTCGCCTGGCGCTCGAAGCCTATCTGATGCGCCAGATGAAGGGGCGGCCGCATGTGACTCTGAAGCTTGCGCTTTCTGCCGATGGCATGATCGGCCGGCACGGCGAAGGCCAGCTTGCCATCACCGGGCCGGTGTCACGCGCGCAGGTTCATGTCCTGCGGGCGGAAATGGATGCCATCCTTGTCGGCATCGGCACGGCGATCGCCGACGATCCGGATCTTACGGTGCGTCTGCCGGGCCTTGAGGAGCGCTCGCCGCTGCGCATCGTGCTGGATCGCCATCTGCGCCTGCCCCTGACGTCGAGGCTGGTGCGCACCGCAAAGGATGTGCCGGTGATGGTCGTCGCGCAGGGCGGTGCCGGAGGCGCCGAGACCCGCGCCGAACCGGAAATCCTGGCCGATCGCCGCAAGGCCCTCACACAGGCCGGTGTCGAGATCCTCGATGCGGCCGATCTGCCCCATCTCCTGCCGCAGCTTGCCGGCCGCGGCTTGTCCTCGCTGCTTGTCGAAGGCGGAGCCACTGTGGCGCGCGCTTTCCTGGACGCAGGGCTCGTGGATCGCATCCTTCTCTTCGAAGGGGAGGGGACGATTGGCGCGGCCGGCATTGAATCCCCCCTGACGGCACACGATATCCCGGAGGATTACAAGCCCGTGCGGCGCCTGCGCTTCGGTACGGACAGCTGTTGCGATTATGAAAGGGAATTCGAATGTTTACGGGTATCGTGACCGATGTCGGCAGCGTCTCGGAGCTTGTCCCGCTGGATGAAGGCATTCGGCTGCGCATCGCCACCCAATATGATCCCGCCGGCATCGATATCGGCGCCTCCATCTCGCATGCAGGAGTCTGCCTGACGGTCACCAATCTCTCCGACACCAACAGCAATAGCCGCTGGTATGAGGTGGAAGCCTGGGAGGAGGCGCTGCGACTGACGACGATCTCCTCCTGGGGCCCCGGCACGAGGGTGAACCTGGAGCGGGCGCTGAAAATCGGTGACGAGCTCGGCGGCCATATCGTTTCCGGCCATGTCGATGGCAAGGGCGAAATCCTCTCCGTCACGCCGGAAGGAGAGGCGGTGCGGATAAGGCTGCGCGCTCCGGCGGAATTTGCGCGCTTCGTGGCGCCAAAGGGCTCGGTTGCGCTTGATGGCACATCCCTCACCGTCAATGCCGTCGAGGGAGCGGAGTTCGATATATTGCTGATCCGCCATACCCTGGAAGTGACCACCTGGGGCGAGCGCAAGGCCGGCGATTTCGTGAATTTCGAGGTGGATACCATGGCGCGTTACGCAGCCAGGCTGGCGGAATTTCCTGCCGCGGGCTGAGGGCCGCGCTCGGACCGGCAGATGTGATCCCGCCGGTCCTTTCCTTTTTCTTCCCGCGCTTTTTCTTTTCGGAGAGCCTGACCGATCTTCAATGTGCCGCGGCGGACAGGGAAGCATGCTCCTTGTCGTGCAGGGCGTAGCGGTCGATCATGCTGCTGCTGGCCTCGTTGAGGCCGATCACATCCACGAGGATGTTATGGCGGCGGAACTTCAAAACCACCTGGTCGAGCGCCCCGACGGCGGAAATATCCCATAGATGCGCCCTTGAGACGTCGAGCGTCACGGCCTTTACCGGCTCGGCGAAATCGAAGGCCGCGATGAAGCCTTCGGTCGATGCGAAGAAGATCTCGCCGTCGATCCGATAGATGCGGTGACCGCCATCCTCGCTGAGGGTGGAGCGCACATGGAAGAGCTTGGCAACCTTGCCGGCGAAGAAGATGCCCGACAGCAGGACGCCGGCGAGGACGCCGAGCGACAGGTCATGCGTGGCGACCACAGTGATGACCGTGGCCAGCATGACGATCGACGAGGGCAGCGGGTTGCGGCGCAGATCCGGTATCGAGCGCCAGGAGAAAGTGCCGATCGAGACCATGATCATGACCGCAACCAGTGCCGCCATCGGAATGATCTTGACCACGTCATCCAGCACGAGGATGAGGAAGAGCAGGAATGTGCCGGCGACAAATGTCGAAAGCCGGCCGCGGCCGCCCGACGAGATGTTGATCACCGACTGGCCGATCATCGCGCAACCGCCCATGCCGCCGATCAGGCCGGAGGCGATATTGCTGGCGCCCTGGCCGATGCATTCCTGGCTCTTGCTGCTGGTCGTGTCCGTCATGTCATCGACGATGCGCGCCGTCAGCAAGGATTCCAGGAGGCCGACGGCGGCCAGCGCCGCGGAATAGGGAAAGATGATCTGCAGGGTCTCGAAGGTCAGCGGCACCTGCGGCAGGGCAAAGATCGGCAGGCTGGAGGGCAATTCGCCCAGATCGCCCACGGTGCGCAGATCCATGCCGAAGCCGATCGACAGTCCGGTCAGCACGACGATCGCCACCAGCGGCGAGGGGATCGCCTTGGTGACATAGGGGAAGAGGTAGATGATCGCCAGCCCGGCCGCGATCATGACATAGGTCGCGACCGGCACGCCGATCAGTTCAGGCAGCTGTGCCATGAAGATCAGGATGGCAAGCGCATTGACGAAACCGGTCATCACCGATTTCGACACGAAGCGCATGACGCGTCCGAGCCTTGCAAGTCCGGCCAGGATCTGCAGCAGTCCCATGAGAAGCGTTGCAGCGAAGAGATATTGCAGCCCGTGTTCCTTGACGAGCGTCACCATCAAGACGGCCGTTGCTGCGGTCGCCGCCGAGATCATGCCCGGACGCCCTCCGGTGATGGCCGAGACGCAGGCGATGGCGAAGGAGGCAAACAGGCCGACTTTGGGATCGACGCCGGCAATGACGGAAAAGCCGATCGCCTCCGGGATCAAAGCAAGGGCGACGACGATGCCGGACAAAAGGTCCGCGCGGATACTGGAAAACCATTCACGGCGGTAGGTGGAGAGAGATATCATGAGGATCGTTTCGCAAAAGACGTGCATCGGCCGGGAGCGTGTCCAGGTCGGAAAGGGCAGATGCTTTTCGCGTTGTCCGGCGGATCGGCGGCCGGAAGAGCCACCCGGGGATCGCACCCGGGTCCTGGTGATGGGCTGCTCTTAGACAAAAAACTGGGCCAGGG is a window encoding:
- a CDS encoding DUF3772 domain-containing protein, whose amino-acid sequence is MQVRSFLCLSLCLCSCLCRKGSLILGWLLLAILLGAGPGPVATPAFAQKTDRSERADPVRTWSETARRAEEVLQAGRASSDSLEVLRAELAAQRQEAETASSAADVIIRSLTAQIASLGPPPPKDQPEPEIVAERRKQLTAELARAQQPVVEARQAYARADVLIEEIDTLVRSRSATSLLERKPSPLIPATWEQAAADLRIYAEKLEDDLERSLQPTAERMSFVEDRLLPALLIIVVALVLPIGIGHFVLISLERRVRRGGTPLRFIMKVAGLHLMRLALSFIAGMAIIAALILVQDGIHSADNLSGALTVMILIFIIADWLGNVLFNPNQPSLRLVSLSTGLARTCYWLAMAFAASLGVDALVDGASDDYAFAPASLSMLEGISILIGCLVLSVLARVLRRVADEMEAPADGAAAAIGEGPTGVGGAGPTGLAGPSGPAGAGGPAGSSPVLDDSLFGPAFFRVCSRMMQALAILSLVAASLGYVPLARASLSPTMLTLMVFGLAFILHHALMMPIRATLARRSSSAELASLLVGLGLFLVCLPLFALIWGAREAEVGEVWRVLQNGIDLGGIRLSPKILFVLFGTFILGLFVTRWSQRVVDRMILPKTQIDPGGRNAIRTGLGYVGFILSALLAISMAGLDLSNLAIIAGALSVGVGFGMQTIVSNFVSGIILLIERPIKEGDWIEVSGFSGTVRKIAVRSTRIETFDRHDVIIPNADLIAGTVKNMTLSSHVGRMIIPIGLAYGSDLDRARNILLDIAQTHPGILSYPEPQVFFRNFGNNALDFELRCFLRDVGTEIGVRSDLLFSLNAAFAEAGIEIPFAQSDITIRNLDEILAKLPNRKTETEAKTETGTQSERERAPGAKADGSSQPAGE
- the glyA gene encoding serine hydroxymethyltransferase produces the protein MSHRDAFFSRPLAETDPEIFGAIEKELGRQRHEIELIASENIVSRAVLEAQGSIMTNKYAEGYPGKRYYGGCQFVDIAEELAIDRAKKLFGVNFANVQPNSGSQMNQAVFLALLAPGDTFMGLDLNSGGHLTHGSPVNMSGKWFNVVSYGVREDDHQLDMDEVARKAEEHKPKLIIAGGTAYSRIWDWKRFREIADSVGAYLMVDMAHIAGLVAGGVHPSPFPHCHVATTTTHKSLRGPRGGMILTNDEDLAKKFNSAVFPGLQGGPLMHVIAAKAVAFGEALQPDFKDYAAQIVKNAKALADTLIKHNLDIVSGGTDNHLMLVDLRKKNATGKRAEAALGRAFITCNKNGIPFDPEKPFVTSGVRLGTPAGTTRGFKEAEFIEIGNLIAEVLDGLKVANSDEGNAVVESAVREKVVAMTDRFPMYPYM
- the nrdR gene encoding transcriptional regulator NrdR translates to MRCPYCGSEDTQVKDSRPAEDFTSIRRRRICPDCGGRFTTFERVQLRELMVIKKTGRKVPFDRNKLVRSFQIALRKRPVDADRIERAVSGIVRRLESSGESEISSEQIGLQVLEALKSLDDVAFVRYASVYRDFSHAEDFEKVIAEISARIGRDSTAES
- the ribD gene encoding bifunctional diaminohydroxyphosphoribosylaminopyrimidine deaminase/5-amino-6-(5-phosphoribosylamino)uracil reductase RibD; the protein is MSATPEDRRFMAAAIRLSRRHTGQTSTNPSVGCILVKDGVVIASAVTAKGGRPHAEAQALALAGEAARGATAYVTLEPCSHYGRTPPCANALVAAGVSRVVVCLTDPDPRVSGRGLAILRDGHIAVDSGILEEEGRLALEAYLMRQMKGRPHVTLKLALSADGMIGRHGEGQLAITGPVSRAQVHVLRAEMDAILVGIGTAIADDPDLTVRLPGLEERSPLRIVLDRHLRLPLTSRLVRTAKDVPVMVVAQGGAGGAETRAEPEILADRRKALTQAGVEILDAADLPHLLPQLAGRGLSSLLVEGGATVARAFLDAGLVDRILLFEGEGTIGAAGIESPLTAHDIPEDYKPVRRLRFGTDSCCDYEREFECLRVS
- a CDS encoding riboflavin synthase, whose protein sequence is MFTGIVTDVGSVSELVPLDEGIRLRIATQYDPAGIDIGASISHAGVCLTVTNLSDTNSNSRWYEVEAWEEALRLTTISSWGPGTRVNLERALKIGDELGGHIVSGHVDGKGEILSVTPEGEAVRIRLRAPAEFARFVAPKGSVALDGTSLTVNAVEGAEFDILLIRHTLEVTTWGERKAGDFVNFEVDTMARYAARLAEFPAAG
- a CDS encoding SulP family inorganic anion transporter: MISLSTYRREWFSSIRADLLSGIVVALALIPEAIGFSVIAGVDPKVGLFASFAIACVSAITGGRPGMISAATAATAVLMVTLVKEHGLQYLFAATLLMGLLQILAGLARLGRVMRFVSKSVMTGFVNALAILIFMAQLPELIGVPVATYVMIAAGLAIIYLFPYVTKAIPSPLVAIVVLTGLSIGFGMDLRTVGDLGELPSSLPIFALPQVPLTFETLQIIFPYSAALAAVGLLESLLTARIVDDMTDTTSSKSQECIGQGASNIASGLIGGMGGCAMIGQSVINISSGGRGRLSTFVAGTFLLFLILVLDDVVKIIPMAALVAVMIMVSIGTFSWRSIPDLRRNPLPSSIVMLATVITVVATHDLSLGVLAGVLLSGIFFAGKVAKLFHVRSTLSEDGGHRIYRIDGEIFFASTEGFIAAFDFAEPVKAVTLDVSRAHLWDISAVGALDQVVLKFRRHNILVDVIGLNEASSSMIDRYALHDKEHASLSAAAH